Genomic segment of Pseudorca crassidens isolate mPseCra1 chromosome 10, mPseCra1.hap1, whole genome shotgun sequence:
ATTTATGGGAGGATTCATCTGCCCCCTTTTGTAGGTTAAAAGCAAGTTATCCTATCTTATGTGAATGGAAACTAATCTAATAGTTTACATTACAGATTTTactgcaattatttttaaattaatttttaaatactcagTGAACTACCTTTGACATTTTGTATTCAGGCTGCATataatttttaagactttttttttaaagtttttaaaaactaggaTGAAGGAGTTTTCCTGAAGTACATGTAGAAGACTTTTGGAACAGATGTGTGTGAGATTATGTTGATGAAGTCAACACAATATTCAGTATTGCAAAGTATGGATGTCACTGACCAAAGAGATTCCGACAGATAAATTTAAGATATGATGCATCTCTCAGCATAAAAATAAGAACGTTTTCACTGGTCTTCCTTGGAGCTTCCTATACTAGAGGATTAATCTCTTATTGTTCTCTCAGAGACAAAGTAAGAACCAGGACCCTTGCTACCATGCCTAGTGGTCTGACATCATGAAATTTTGCCCTACCTGTTCCAAGGAGCTAGCTGGATTCAGCCACAGGGTGGACTTTCCGATGCTGGACAAGGTTGCAGTGGTAACTGAAGTTCTTGCCACATTCCTCACATTCATAAggtctttctccagtgtgaattctctgatgcttAATGAGGACAGAACGTCGACTAAAGCTCTTACTGCACTGACTGCACTGGTAAGGTTTCTCCCCCGTGTGGATCCTGAGGTGATGGAAAAGCCCAGCGTTCTGGCTGAAGGCTTTACCACAAACGCTGCACTGGTAGCGCTTCTCCCCAGTGTGGAGCCTCTGGTGCTGGAAGAGGCCTGACCGCTGGCTGAAGGCCCGCCCACATTCATCACACTCATAGGGCTTCTCGCCCGTGTGCGTTCTCTGGTGCTCGATGAGGATGGAATTCTGGGTGAAGCTTTTCCCACATTCACCACAGATATAGGGTCTCTCCACTGAAGAGCTTACCCGTTGCCTTTCCCATCTGCCTTCGTGGTCACAGGTCTCTCCACACTCAGGCACTGGAATGATATTACCATTCAATTTTTCAGGTACTTCCACATGAGATTTCGTTTCTTTAGACAGATCCCTCTCTGGGGCTAACTCCACATTCCAAGTCCCAGCCTCATCATCTGAAATAGTAGATGGATGGCATGAATGTtatgtttccaaagaagaaagaaaaaaactggtcaGGAGAGTGGGTGGAAAGGGACAAGCAACAcattttctgtttactttccCACTCTCAACAATTATACCAGGACTTCAGGAGAAGATGCCGTGTATTGTAACCGCTTGCTTACTGTCTGCGTCTCCCACCAGACTGTAAacttcctgagggcaggaaccacATCTACCTTCCTCATCACTGCTTCCCCCGTacccagctcagtgcctggcacacagcagacactAAGTAAATGTGCTGAATCAATGACCATTCAGGGAATGAGTTAGGCTTCCTGAGGAAATTCTAATCCTCACCAATCTCCTGAACCGGGCACATGCCTCGCAAGTTCCACTGAGGCTGCTCTTCCAAGGTTTGGAGCTGGCCACCAGACGACTCCTGGGCTGCTCCTAGAGTTGCTTTCTCCTTCACAAGCTCTTCCTGTTCATGATCATGGACTGGGACCTGGTAAAAATCAAGGACAGTTAGGAACGAAATATCAGAGAAGACATTGCAAGGCCTTCTCAAGACCAGTGGATAGGAAAAGAAGGCTCAACAAACtggcaaagaaaaaaaggcagagagattAAGAGCCTATTACAGATCAAGTTAGGCATAAAGAAATccatcttttcctcctcctcctcttactGCACTGAAACCCCATGCTTGATCATACAAGTACAAACCCCTGTTCTCCCATCTTCCCACCTGCTCTCCTGGTTCATCCAGCTCTCTCTCCAAATCCTCCAGCACAGTTACCGCCTCCTCTCCACTCACTGGGCGGTGCTTTCTCATCCAGGCCTGGAGCTCCTCGGGCAGGATCGTCAGGAACTGCTCCAGCACCAGCAGCTCCAGGATCTGCTCCTTGGTGTGCATCTCTGGTCTCAGCCACTGATGGCAGAGTTCCCGGAGTCTTCGAAGAGCCTCTCGGGGCCCAGGTGTCTCCTGGTAGCAGAATTGCCTGAAGCGTCTACGAAAGATCTCTCTGGTGTGAGGGTTATCTCTTGACAGGCCAGATTCTTGCCCATAAGCATggtctccctcttcctcttttacCTTCACTGCTATAAGTCCCTCCTGCATCTCTGGAGTCTGAAGGGCCAAGGCTGTGGTCATTTGAGGTTTAACTATTCAGAAAATGAATCTATTCTTGATAATTCCCCCTTGATCTTTTCTTCTGGAAATcccaaaatctaaaaaataatttgcaggaaaaaatagtattaaaatgtagaaaatctTGTCTGCTGGTAGGCACTGGGAGTATTTATACTAAAATCAGTAACTTTGTCTAATGAAGAATATAAATGCATAATTAATAAGGACTATTCAAATACTGATGAATATAGGAaggcaaacaaaaccaaaacagcaCACCCCCCCCCCGAGTTTTATTGAAGGAAGGGACCATTTTGATCATCCTGAATGAATCAGCTCAAATAAATCAGCTTGGATGTACTGGGTTTCCATTTGAATGCCAAGATACTGGACTCATAGTCAGTTTTTAGTTGAATGGGGGTAAACAAACACTTTGGGCCCAAGTGGTCACAGAAGACACTAAGaatcaaagagagaaaggaaagaaaaaggaggtggaagggagagtaaagaagataaaaagacacAATGAGGAGCAAAAAAATGTGCTTGGGGAAGAGAAGCAGAGTCCTTCACATCAGGTGAGGTGTGGAGGAAAGAGATGTGTGCTTGGAGTGGGGAAGATCTGGGATTGAGACTGATCTTCCAGGTACTCCCTGCACAGTCTTGGGCTTCATCTTTTGAGCCTTAGTCTACtcaatctgtaaaatagggatccTAAAGCCAACCTTGTCTACCTTTCTAGGctgatatagaaataaaataagatcacAGATAAAGAGCACAAAGAAGCTGGCAGTCTGGTAAACTCGAAAGTATTATAAATTACcactattgttatttttcttataaattttattgaCAGATTAAATGAATATCCTAGTGATCTAAACACTAAGGTGAAAGAATCAGGAAGTAGTCAACTGGAGTGGTCTTGGTCCATAGAtatgaaaatgaaggaaatattagttctaatatttttaaaacacagaactTTAGCTCTTTCCTGCTCTTCAATTTCTTGGAAATTGTTTCTCTTTGAAGTTCCTTGAGGATGGAGAGTGGGCAAtcgtatgtaaaataaaataagcgcTAATAAAGAGACAAACGTCTATGACCACTTAAATCTTAATCAGGATAGTAATTAATGAAGgcaattttctgaaagaaaaataattatgtgaCCTAATGATTTCCAAGcaccattttttttctagtacatactttatttatttttaaacatctttattggagtataattgctttacaatgttgtgttagtttctgctgtataacaaagtgaatcagctatatgcatacgtatatccccatatcccctccctcttgcgtctccctcccaccctccctatcccacccctctaggtggtcataaagcaccaagctgatctccctgtgctatgtagctgcttcccactagctatctattttacttttggtagtgtatatatgtcaatgctactctctcacttcgtcccagcttagccctttgtcctcaagtccattctctacgtctgcgtctgtTATTCCTGTTctgaccctaggttcatcagaaccatttttttttagattccatatatatgtgttagtatatgattttctctttctgacttacttcactctgtatgacatactctaggtccatccaccctgctacaaataattcaactttgtttctttttatggctgagtaatattccattgtatatatgtgccacatcttctttatcaattcatctgtcgatgaacacttaggttgcttccacatcctggctattgtaaatagcactgccgtgaacattgcggtacatgactctttttgaattatggttttctcagggtatatgcccagtagtgggattgctgagtcatatggtagttctatttttagttttttaaggaaccgccatactgttctccatagtggctgtatcaatttacattgccaccaacagtgtatgagggttcccttttctccacaccctctccagcatttcttgtttgtagattttttgatgatggccattctgactggtgtgaggtgatacctcattgtagttttttgttgttgttttttttttgcggtacgcgggcctctcaccgttgtggcctctcccgttgcggagcacaggctccggacgcgcaggctcagtggccatggctcacgggcccagccgctccgcggcatgtaggatcctcccggaccggggcacgaacccgtgtcccctgcttcggcaggcggactcccaaccactgtgccaccagggaagccccctcactgtagttttgatttgcatttctctaatgattagtgatattgagcatcctttcatgtgtttgttggcaatctgtatgtcttctttggagaaatgtctgtttaggtcttctgcccatttttggattgggtcgtttgtttttttgatattgagctgcatgagctgccaaGCACCATTTTTGGGCAGAGGCTTTCAAACGTATTTGACCAGGACCCTCAGTAAGAAACATTGTATATTGTGACCAGAACACACATACATGTGCTTATGAATACGTTTGTGCATGTGTGagatacacatatacaaataattttttttacaaaatactaGGTACCCTTACATTATgtgatatatattcttattttttaaatcctatttcataaaataaagaaacaaaaaaccctggTCATAGCCCACTACATAGATTTCACGACCCACAAAGGGATCATGACctatagttttaaaatgtttttgttttaattttaagtaaaattattgTAATTCACTGTAAAAATAACCCTACACTATTCTTAAGTATTGGCATACAtcgcaaaattttaaaaaccaagggtagattatttaaattataagtGAACACTGATTATACTACAACTAGAAGAAAAGTTAAATTCATATTGACATTATTGGTTGTAATTatcaaagacaaaaaaacccacattggTGTGGGACAGCATCCTTCTGGATAACCTGTGAACATTATCCTCTCACAAATTTCTAACATCTTTGGCTTGCTTGACTTCTACAGACCACCCTAGGAAGAATGGAGAGGGTTTTTACTCAAAAGATAGGATCCCTGAGTTCATGTTTTCCCCCAACTCACCACCACTCTGACCACCACATTATCTTTTTCTGTCAGAACTTTTCATATTCCACTCATTCATTGAGCAAATATTTACTCAGAGCCTACCACattccaggtactgttctaggctacaaacaaaaaaattttctcatctcaaagaatttacatttttatagcaatataataatagctgacatttatagtGCTTTTAATTTACCAGACACTGTTTTGGacgctttacatatattaactcaattAATCCTCAAAGCAACTATGAGtaaggtactattattacccccatattgcagatgagaaaactgaggcacaaagagtttAAGTCATTCATGCAGTGCTTCACAGGTAGTAAGTGGTGAGGCTGCAATTCAAACCCAGCAAAGCTAACTCTAGAATTTATAGTCTCAATCACTACACCACTCTCTCTCCTCTATGTGGGGGTAAGAAGGGGACAGGATGAGGAAAGGGGACCATAGGAAACAGACAATAATTATATGTCAAGTAGTGATAAAtgctatatagaaaaataaaggtaaaggAGATAGGCAGTAAGGGAGAAGAAAGGTCTCTATTTTATGTGGGGTAGTCAAGGGAAGCCTTGTTGACAAACCgttatttgagcagagacctgaaggaagtgagaagCAAGTCACATGACTATCTGGAGAAAGACTGTTCCATGCAAAGGGAACACTGAGTTCTTGGAGGTAGAAGCATGCCTGCCTTTTTCAAGGGACAGTAAGTTGACCAATGTGGCTAGAATAGAGGAAGCAAACAGGACAGGAACAGATGAAGTCAAGTTAGGAACAGACCATGAAAAGCCATCGTAAGGGCTCTGCCTCATACTCTAAGAGATGAGGAggaggttttgagcagaggggtgataaaattttattcaattttaatatAGAAACATAACTGGCTGCTGTGACAATAGACCATTGGGAAAAGCAGATGCAGGAAGAGAAGCTACGGTAATAATCTAGGGGAGATATGATGGTAGCATGAACCATGGTCTGCTGAGCTTGTTCTAGGGTGAGAAATTTGGGGGGTACAAATATCAAACAGGTAAATTAAGAATATGTGCTCTCACATTACTCGGTTAACCCAGCATGGGTTCAAAGAATTAAACAACCACTTGTTTTCTCAACCTTCCAGGCCCCTGAAAAATGTCTTCTTCCTATCTGCTGCCTAACAACCTTGGTTTCAAGTCAAAGTTTTTCTATTCACAGACAATGCAGCTAAAGCTTTGAGCTCTGCCAATAGAAAATCATTTCTGGTATATGGTGTTTCAAATCTTTACTCAGTTTCACTAAGATCAATTTCCCTCCATTCTTTGTATATCCTAGGTTCCCTTTTGCTTTCCCTCCCCTGAATTTGCTTTTATCTGGTGGCCTGAATACCCAGGTCTTCACACCAGCATATCTTAGTTCTTTGAAGCCACTGTCTCTGAAAGGCttcccaagtttttttttaataaccctGCCCTCCTGGTCACAAGCATACAGCTACTAATCTCCCAACCAGGATCACCACCCCATTGTATATGCCAGGTATATAATTAACATAATAATCTCCCCTACCTTAAAAAATACACCTGCATTTTAAAGCTGGTGTCTCTTAGAGCCTTGGCAAGCTCAACACCCTTAAATCTACATCATTCCTGTGGAGCAATGCTCTTTACCAAGGATATGCATGTAGTGAAGACAAAGCAGCACGCAATGCAAAGGTGCCTTCATCGTAATACATCCCCCTACCCTCACTTCTGATGTCACCATCTGTGGCTCCTCACTACCTATCCCAAACTCTCAAGCCTGGCTAAAGACCAATTACACTTCTAGCTTCCACTGTCTGGCCCCACTCTTGTTTTCCTATATTCCACATGCAGAAACTGCCAGCTCTACTTAGGCGTTTCTTTAACCAGGCTTTTCTCGTCCCTGTTCCATGTCACTGGTCTTGCCTTCTGCATTATTCAAACCCTACCCGATCTCTGCAGTTTGATTAAAATCTCACATCCTCCCTGATGTCTTCCTCATCCATCCCAGTCTActcttattaaaacaaacaaaaaaaccccaaaagtacAGAATTTAGAATTCCTTCACCAAGTTCTACTCCTGAGAAACAGACACTGTTAAAAATTGGAATGTATCCTTTCTATGTATCTGcaatcactcacacacacacacacacacacacaaacacgacGTAGCTCATATTTTTCCTATTAACTAAGCTAAGTAGAAGATAGTATGAGGCAGCAGAGAACATAGATAGGCAGATCTGGTTGTGAATTCTGACTTATTAacagtgtgatcttgggcaagttacctgattgatttttctgagcctcaatcTCCTCATGTACGCAATGAGGACAACTACCTTGCAAAGTCTTTGAGAGAATTAAATAATGCTTATAAGGTGGTTTTGCACAAAGGGCACAGCACATATGAAACATGCCAATTAACCACCttttaatgagataatgtacaaTTTAATGTACAATTTTTGGTACAAGGGTGGCTTGATCAACAGCTGCTACCTACCTTTAGGGCCAAGACTCATCTTTTCTATTGCTCAAAGCACCACACCAGTGAGTGGGTGGGgaaacacatgtacacacacaaaagaaatggCTGTTTCATCAGGTTTGCAGACACACTCTGACAGACTTACATGTCTTCAGGTATATACCTCTCTCTAATCTTAAATCCTAACTAGAAGTTCAGGATTACTAAGGTAGAAAAGGGGTAGGACCAGATTCAAATAAGGGAACTCACTTCCTGGGTTGTGACTGTAAAGCtaatacagagaaaaagagagagtcaGCATAGCAAAGGGTTTAAGAAAAtagactctgaagccagactccctggatttgaatcctgactaCACCCCTTACCAGCTGTATCAACTGGGGTGAGTTACTTAATCTCATTTTCTTCCTGGACCTTAAATAAAGGGTCTACCAgtgcctacctcatagagttatgaaaaacaaataagttaatatttgGAAAGTGCTTTGAACAGTGCTGGCTGACACATAAGTGCTATTTAAATATtcgtgttttttttaaatcaacaggTGGCAAGAGCCTGTACACTCTTGAGTGAATCAGACTAAGAGTGCCTGTGGCATGTTATAAAACTATCCTTGCTCGTTGTTTAAAATAAGCCCCCAGTCGAGAATGGTAGATGGGAAAATAGAAACCATCCTGGATATCCGAATCTACCCTTACCCTTAGATGCAGGGAAGGAGAGTTCCGAGGGGCACGGGGTTTAGGACGGAGTGGTTAAAGGGCTCAGGAACAGAcgaaggggatgggggtgggggcaaggACGCTGACTCGGTTAACCGGGCCCTTCTAGTTTCAGGGGCAGCCTCCTCTGCCCCTCAACTGTCCGGCCAAGCTCTGGACAAGAAGACCCGCTGCCTCCTCCCCACGCCCAGTCCAGAGTCGCAGCGCACAGCACGGACCTCCCGAAGGCCCTGCAACAGCCGGACTCCGAAGCTCACCGGGTAGC
This window contains:
- the LOC137231709 gene encoding zinc finger and SCAN domain-containing protein 23 isoform X3, giving the protein MTTALALQTPEMQEGLIAVKVKEEEGDHAYGQESGLSRDNPHTREIFRRRFRQFCYQETPGPREALRRLRELCHQWLRPEMHTKEQILELLVLEQFLTILPEELQAWMRKHRPVSGEEAVTVLEDLERELDEPGEQVPVHDHEQEELVKEKATLGAAQESSGGQLQTLEEQPQWNLRGMCPVQEIDDEAGTWNVELAPERDLSKETKSHVEVPEKLNGNIIPVPECGETCDHEGRWERQRVSSSVERPYICGECGKSFTQNSILIEHQRTHTGEKPYECDECGRAFSQRSGLFQHQRLHTGEKRYQCSVCGKAFSQNAGLFHHLRIHTGEKPYQCSQCSKSFSRRSVLIKHQRIHTGERPYECEECGKNFSYHCNLVQHRKVHPVAESS